The Humulus lupulus chromosome 4, drHumLupu1.1, whole genome shotgun sequence genome has a window encoding:
- the LOC133830668 gene encoding protein LEO1 homolog isoform X1 has protein sequence MGEEKRHQMMQNLFGDQSEEEEEIDSEHESNPQPNYVSDEGEGGIEPEGEGEVEGQGEVEIESEGELRDAEPDPGESEGERDQSSQEVEPGVHREESEGRYSDSDEKEELTSRRRNVIESGSERSEENHYPDNEDDEVEQAQSPGFPEEKDQIHVENSAAVRNVFGDSDDEEVEEYAIQNDMEHDSRRLPMEDEEEEGSYEKSPRLEDVVPDEDARYESEEENIETKIKEKPVGPPLELEIPLRLPPAHPEKMNMIKVSNIMGIDPKPFDPKTYVEEDTFVTDESGSKKRIRLENNIVRWRSVKHPDGTVSRESNARFVRWSDGSLQLLLGNEVLDITVQDAQHDQAHLYVRHQKGILQSQGRLLRKMRFIPSSLTSNSHRLLTALVDSRHKKVYKVKNCVTDIDPEREKEEKEKAESQTIRANLLLSRKREKVSRKYTPNVDRRRQLSPGFLEDALDEDDEADYYDSRRSRNRFEEDLEVEARAEKRILNAKKSQGARDIPRKSSAPPAKSSRHPVDFSDSEREESEYESDGEEDERSPRKRVEEPEQEYEEDEEEEEDHGEADRHELSEEEAEESKYRGKDSGHSLKRKGIESDEDSPQRKTAATHRRMAVVYDSDED, from the exons ATGGGGGAGGAGAAGAGACACCAGATGATGCAAAACTTGTTCGGAGATCAAtccgaagaggaagaagagatcgaTTCCGAGCACGAGTCCAATCCCCAACCCAATTACGTCTCT gatgaaggagaaggaggaaTAGAGCCTGAAGGTGAAGGCGAAGTGGAGGGGCAAGGGGAGGTAGAAATAGAAAGTGAAGGAGAGTTGCGCGATGCAGAACCTGATCCTGGTGAAAGTGAGGGTGAAAGAGATCAAAGTTCCCAAGAGGTAGAGCCTGGTGTCCACAGGGAAGAAAGTGAAGGCAGATATAGTGATAGTGACGAGAAGGAGGAGTTAACAAGTCGGAGACGGAATGTGATTGAAAGTGGATCCGAGAGATCAGAAGAAAACCATTATCCTGACAATGAAGATGATGAGGTTGAGCAGGCTCAAAGTCCAGG ATTCCCTGAAGAGAAGGATCAGATTCACGTTGAGAACTCTGCTGCTGTCCGTAATGTATTTGGTGATTCTGATGATGAGGAAGTGGAAGAGTATGCTATTCAAAATGACATGGAGCATGATTCTAGA AGATTGCCCatggaagatgaagaagaagaagggagctatGAGAAAAGTCCTAGGCTAGAGGATGTAGTGCCAGATGAAGATGCTCGGTATGAATCTGAAGAGGAAAACATTGAGACAAAGATCAAGGAGAAACCAGTTGGTCCTCCGTTGGAGCTGGAGATTCCATTGCGTTTACCTCCTGCACATCCAGAAAAG ATGAACATGATTAAAGTCTCTAATATCATGGGAATTGACCCAAAACCATTTGATCCTAAGACATATGTGGAGGAAGATACATTTGTCACAGATGAATCTGGATCAAAGAAACGGATACGTTTGGAGAACAATATTGTACGCTGGCGGTCTGTTAAACATCCTGATGGCACAGTATCG CGGGAAAGCAATGCGCGTTTTGTGAGATGGTCAGATGGCAGTTTGCAGTTATTACTTGGTAATGAAGTCCTAGACATAACTGTGCAAGATGCACAGCATGATCAAGCCCATCTATATGTTCGACACCAAAAG GGAATCCTTCAATCACAAGGAAGACTATTGAGAAAGATGAGGTTCATACCTTCATCCTTGACATCAAATTCTCATAGATTGCTAACTGCTCTTGTTGACTCAAGGCATAAAAAGGTTTACAAGGTTAAGAACTGTGTCACTGATATTGACCCTGAAAGGGAAAAGGAGGAGAAGGAAAAG GCTGAAAGTCAAACTATTAGAGCTAATTTACTCCTTAGCCGGAAGAGGGAAAAGGTGAGCCGGAAATATACACCAAATGTTGATAGAAGGCGCCAGCTTTCACCTGGGTTCTTGGAAGATGCTCTTGATGAG GATGACGAAGCAGATTATTATGACTCTCGTCGTTCTCGCAACCGCTTTGAAGAAGATCTAGAAGTGGAGGCTCGAGCAGAGAAACGGATTTTGAATGCTAAGAAG TCACAGGGAGCTAGAGACATCCCTCGCAAATCATCTGCACCACCTGCCAAATCTTCTCGTCATCCTGTGGATTTCTCTGACAGTGAGAGAGAGGAATCTGAATATGAAAGTGATGGGGAAGAAGATGAGAGGTCTCCACGTAAAAGGGTTGAGGAGCCAGAGCAGGAgtatgaagaagatgaagaagaggaagaagaccaCGGTGAAGCAGACAGGCATGAGTTGTCAGAGGAGGAAGCTGAG GAGTCGAAGTATAGGGGTAAGGACTCTGGACACAGCCTCAAACGCAAAGGGATCGAATCAGATGAGGACTCTCCCCAAAGGAAGACAGCTGCTACTCATCGTCGAATGGCTGTTGTTTATGATAGTGATGAGGACTAA
- the LOC133830668 gene encoding protein LEO1 homolog isoform X2, whose amino-acid sequence MGEEKRHQMMQNLFGDQSEEEEEIDSEHESNPQPNYDEGEGGIEPEGEGEVEGQGEVEIESEGELRDAEPDPGESEGERDQSSQEVEPGVHREESEGRYSDSDEKEELTSRRRNVIESGSERSEENHYPDNEDDEVEQAQSPGFPEEKDQIHVENSAAVRNVFGDSDDEEVEEYAIQNDMEHDSRRLPMEDEEEEGSYEKSPRLEDVVPDEDARYESEEENIETKIKEKPVGPPLELEIPLRLPPAHPEKMNMIKVSNIMGIDPKPFDPKTYVEEDTFVTDESGSKKRIRLENNIVRWRSVKHPDGTVSRESNARFVRWSDGSLQLLLGNEVLDITVQDAQHDQAHLYVRHQKGILQSQGRLLRKMRFIPSSLTSNSHRLLTALVDSRHKKVYKVKNCVTDIDPEREKEEKEKAESQTIRANLLLSRKREKVSRKYTPNVDRRRQLSPGFLEDALDEDDEADYYDSRRSRNRFEEDLEVEARAEKRILNAKKSQGARDIPRKSSAPPAKSSRHPVDFSDSEREESEYESDGEEDERSPRKRVEEPEQEYEEDEEEEEDHGEADRHELSEEEAEESKYRGKDSGHSLKRKGIESDEDSPQRKTAATHRRMAVVYDSDED is encoded by the exons ATGGGGGAGGAGAAGAGACACCAGATGATGCAAAACTTGTTCGGAGATCAAtccgaagaggaagaagagatcgaTTCCGAGCACGAGTCCAATCCCCAACCCAATTAC gatgaaggagaaggaggaaTAGAGCCTGAAGGTGAAGGCGAAGTGGAGGGGCAAGGGGAGGTAGAAATAGAAAGTGAAGGAGAGTTGCGCGATGCAGAACCTGATCCTGGTGAAAGTGAGGGTGAAAGAGATCAAAGTTCCCAAGAGGTAGAGCCTGGTGTCCACAGGGAAGAAAGTGAAGGCAGATATAGTGATAGTGACGAGAAGGAGGAGTTAACAAGTCGGAGACGGAATGTGATTGAAAGTGGATCCGAGAGATCAGAAGAAAACCATTATCCTGACAATGAAGATGATGAGGTTGAGCAGGCTCAAAGTCCAGG ATTCCCTGAAGAGAAGGATCAGATTCACGTTGAGAACTCTGCTGCTGTCCGTAATGTATTTGGTGATTCTGATGATGAGGAAGTGGAAGAGTATGCTATTCAAAATGACATGGAGCATGATTCTAGA AGATTGCCCatggaagatgaagaagaagaagggagctatGAGAAAAGTCCTAGGCTAGAGGATGTAGTGCCAGATGAAGATGCTCGGTATGAATCTGAAGAGGAAAACATTGAGACAAAGATCAAGGAGAAACCAGTTGGTCCTCCGTTGGAGCTGGAGATTCCATTGCGTTTACCTCCTGCACATCCAGAAAAG ATGAACATGATTAAAGTCTCTAATATCATGGGAATTGACCCAAAACCATTTGATCCTAAGACATATGTGGAGGAAGATACATTTGTCACAGATGAATCTGGATCAAAGAAACGGATACGTTTGGAGAACAATATTGTACGCTGGCGGTCTGTTAAACATCCTGATGGCACAGTATCG CGGGAAAGCAATGCGCGTTTTGTGAGATGGTCAGATGGCAGTTTGCAGTTATTACTTGGTAATGAAGTCCTAGACATAACTGTGCAAGATGCACAGCATGATCAAGCCCATCTATATGTTCGACACCAAAAG GGAATCCTTCAATCACAAGGAAGACTATTGAGAAAGATGAGGTTCATACCTTCATCCTTGACATCAAATTCTCATAGATTGCTAACTGCTCTTGTTGACTCAAGGCATAAAAAGGTTTACAAGGTTAAGAACTGTGTCACTGATATTGACCCTGAAAGGGAAAAGGAGGAGAAGGAAAAG GCTGAAAGTCAAACTATTAGAGCTAATTTACTCCTTAGCCGGAAGAGGGAAAAGGTGAGCCGGAAATATACACCAAATGTTGATAGAAGGCGCCAGCTTTCACCTGGGTTCTTGGAAGATGCTCTTGATGAG GATGACGAAGCAGATTATTATGACTCTCGTCGTTCTCGCAACCGCTTTGAAGAAGATCTAGAAGTGGAGGCTCGAGCAGAGAAACGGATTTTGAATGCTAAGAAG TCACAGGGAGCTAGAGACATCCCTCGCAAATCATCTGCACCACCTGCCAAATCTTCTCGTCATCCTGTGGATTTCTCTGACAGTGAGAGAGAGGAATCTGAATATGAAAGTGATGGGGAAGAAGATGAGAGGTCTCCACGTAAAAGGGTTGAGGAGCCAGAGCAGGAgtatgaagaagatgaagaagaggaagaagaccaCGGTGAAGCAGACAGGCATGAGTTGTCAGAGGAGGAAGCTGAG GAGTCGAAGTATAGGGGTAAGGACTCTGGACACAGCCTCAAACGCAAAGGGATCGAATCAGATGAGGACTCTCCCCAAAGGAAGACAGCTGCTACTCATCGTCGAATGGCTGTTGTTTATGATAGTGATGAGGACTAA